One genomic window of Gloeocapsopsis sp. IPPAS B-1203 includes the following:
- the lexA gene encoding transcriptional repressor LexA encodes MEPLTEAQQQLYDWLSEYIRQHQHSPSIRQMMQAMNLKSPAPIQSRLEHLRIKGYIEWTEGKARTIRILNRVQQSVPVLGAIAAGGLLEPFTDTVEQLDFSNLFLPPHTYALRVVGDSMIEDLITEGDLAIMRPVSEPEKLRNGTIVAARVDGYGTTLKRFYRRGDRVTLKPANAKYNPIEVVATQVQVQGMLVGVWRDYN; translated from the coding sequence ATGGAACCCCTCACCGAAGCTCAACAACAATTGTATGACTGGCTAAGTGAATATATTCGCCAACACCAGCATTCGCCATCGATTCGTCAGATGATGCAGGCGATGAATTTGAAGTCACCTGCACCGATTCAAAGTCGTTTAGAACATCTCCGCATCAAAGGATACATCGAATGGACAGAAGGTAAAGCAAGAACAATTCGGATACTCAACCGCGTGCAACAAAGTGTCCCTGTTTTGGGTGCGATCGCTGCGGGTGGTTTACTCGAACCATTTACTGACACTGTGGAACAGTTGGATTTTTCTAACTTATTTTTACCACCACACACGTATGCTTTGCGCGTTGTCGGTGACAGTATGATTGAAGATTTGATTACAGAGGGTGACTTGGCAATTATGCGCCCAGTCTCCGAACCAGAAAAACTCCGCAATGGTACGATTGTTGCTGCACGAGTAGATGGATATGGTACAACTTTAAAACGATTCTACCGTCGCGGCGATCGCGTAACTCTCAAACCAGCAAATGCTAAATATAACCCGATTGAAGTTGTGGCAACGCAAGTACAAGTGCAAGGTATGCTTGTTGGTGTTTGGCGTGACTATAACTAA
- a CDS encoding DNA phosphorothioation system restriction enzyme: MYLQQYPVKQTQTKQYHSQREAFGGMLFDHATQTRSDHRTKLRLVVAENKDNYQVDLSVVNKIPPGCPQIPPFIQLRHYQRQAVSSWFANNGRGTLKMATGSGKTITALCIAAELYQKIGLQVLLVVCPYQHLVTQWARECEKFNLQPILAFENLHKWHSALSTQLYNVRSLNQRFLTVITTNSTLIGDGFQSQLKYFPEKTLIVGDEAHNLGAPRLDECLPRRVGLRLALSATPERYFDEEGTQSLFDYFGKVLQPEFTLKDAIAQGALVHYLYYPILVELTESESLAYAKLTKRIGRALLFQQRDNIALENLENEDLTPLLMQRARLIGAAENKLNALRDLMATRRETTHTLFYCSDSAQNQNIAQRSSLDQLNAVAKLLGLELGFRVSTYTAQTPLQERENLRRQFETGELQGLVAIRCLDEGVDIPAIQTAVILASSGNPRQFIQRRGRVLRPHPGKERATIFDMIVLPPKLDREALEVERNLLRKELRRFVEFADLADNSGEARMQLFSLQKRYNLLDF, encoded by the coding sequence ATGTACCTACAACAATATCCGGTTAAACAAACACAGACGAAGCAATATCACTCTCAACGCGAAGCCTTCGGCGGTATGCTCTTCGACCATGCTACGCAAACGCGTAGTGACCATCGCACTAAACTTCGCTTAGTTGTTGCAGAAAATAAAGACAACTATCAAGTTGATTTATCTGTTGTAAATAAGATACCACCAGGTTGTCCGCAAATACCACCGTTTATACAGTTACGTCACTACCAACGTCAAGCCGTGTCAAGTTGGTTTGCTAATAACGGTAGAGGGACACTGAAAATGGCAACAGGTAGCGGTAAGACAATTACAGCACTCTGCATTGCTGCTGAACTGTATCAAAAAATTGGGTTACAAGTATTACTAGTTGTGTGTCCGTACCAGCATTTAGTGACTCAGTGGGCAAGAGAATGTGAAAAATTTAATCTACAACCGATTTTAGCTTTTGAGAATTTACACAAGTGGCACTCTGCACTATCAACTCAGTTATATAACGTGCGATCGCTTAATCAAAGGTTTCTCACGGTAATTACGACAAACTCGACTTTAATAGGGGATGGATTTCAATCGCAACTCAAGTACTTTCCTGAAAAAACGTTGATTGTGGGAGATGAAGCGCATAACTTAGGCGCACCCCGATTAGATGAATGTTTACCGCGCCGTGTAGGTTTACGGTTAGCACTTTCAGCAACACCTGAAAGATATTTTGATGAGGAAGGAACGCAGTCTTTGTTTGATTATTTTGGCAAAGTTCTGCAACCTGAGTTTACTTTAAAAGATGCAATCGCCCAAGGTGCTTTAGTACATTATCTCTACTATCCAATTTTAGTAGAATTAACCGAATCAGAAAGCTTAGCTTATGCTAAATTAACGAAAAGAATAGGTAGAGCATTGTTATTTCAACAACGCGATAATATTGCCCTAGAAAACTTAGAGAACGAAGATTTAACACCGTTACTTATGCAACGTGCTAGGTTAATCGGTGCAGCAGAAAACAAATTAAATGCTTTACGCGATTTGATGGCTACTCGTCGCGAAACAACTCATACTCTTTTTTATTGCAGTGACAGCGCACAGAATCAGAATATTGCGCAGCGTTCTTCGCTCGATCAACTCAACGCTGTTGCCAAACTTTTAGGATTAGAACTGGGTTTTCGAGTCAGTACTTACACCGCCCAAACACCTTTACAAGAACGCGAAAACTTACGCCGTCAATTTGAAACAGGTGAGTTACAAGGTTTAGTCGCAATTCGTTGTTTAGATGAAGGTGTCGATATTCCGGCTATTCAAACAGCAGTGATTTTAGCAAGTTCAGGAAATCCTCGGCAATTTATTCAGCGCCGCGGTAGAGTCTTGCGCCCACATCCAGGTAAAGAACGCGCCACGATATTTGACATGATTGTTTTACCACCAAAGTTAGATCGAGAAGCTTTAGAAGTTGAGCGCAATTTGCTACGCAAAGAATTACGGCGGTTTGTCGAATTTGCAGATTTGGCTGATAATTCTGGTGAAGCAAGGATGCAATTATTCAGCTTACAAAAAAGATATAATTTATTGGATTTTTAA
- a CDS encoding adenosine deaminase — protein MDAFLQEIPKAELHMHIEGSLEPEMMFILAKRNGIELPYKSVQEVRDAYNFQNLQSFLDLYYAGMSVFQTQQDFYDLTWAYLQKAAAENVKHTEIFFDPQAHTSRKIEFEIVHAGIYQALQDAKKELGISSYLILCFLRHLSAESAMATLEQALPYKDTIVAVGLDSSEMGNPPSKFKQVFDRAREAGFYTVAHAGEEGPPDYIWEAIKLLGVSRIDHGVRCIEDSQLVKYLIEQQIPLTVCPLSNIKLCVFDSMEKHNIKQLLHMGLCVTVNSDDPSYFGGYIAENLQQIQVALGLSQQDIYQMMKNSFQATFLSPEEKQAKITELDDFMAKAFVS, from the coding sequence ATGGATGCCTTTCTTCAAGAGATTCCTAAAGCTGAACTGCATATGCATATTGAAGGTTCCCTCGAACCAGAAATGATGTTTATCTTGGCAAAACGTAATGGTATTGAACTGCCTTATAAATCAGTTCAAGAAGTTCGCGATGCATACAATTTTCAAAATCTACAATCGTTTCTCGATCTTTACTATGCTGGGATGAGTGTGTTCCAGACGCAACAAGATTTTTATGACTTAACTTGGGCATATCTACAAAAAGCTGCAGCAGAGAATGTAAAGCACACCGAAATATTTTTTGACCCGCAAGCACACACCTCTCGCAAAATTGAGTTTGAAATAGTTCATGCTGGTATCTACCAAGCATTGCAGGATGCTAAAAAAGAACTTGGTATTTCTTCTTACTTGATTCTATGTTTTTTACGACATTTGAGTGCCGAATCAGCAATGGCAACTCTCGAACAAGCCTTGCCTTACAAGGATACTATTGTTGCTGTGGGCTTAGATTCTTCTGAGATGGGCAACCCACCATCAAAGTTTAAGCAGGTGTTTGATCGAGCACGAGAAGCTGGATTTTATACCGTAGCACACGCAGGGGAAGAAGGACCACCAGATTATATCTGGGAAGCGATTAAGCTATTAGGCGTGTCTCGCATCGATCATGGCGTGCGCTGCATTGAAGATTCCCAACTTGTGAAATATTTGATTGAACAGCAAATTCCACTCACCGTTTGTCCGCTATCAAATATTAAACTATGTGTTTTTGATTCGATGGAGAAACATAATATTAAACAACTATTGCATATGGGTTTGTGCGTTACGGTAAATTCGGACGATCCGTCTTATTTTGGCGGCTATATTGCTGAGAATTTACAACAAATTCAGGTAGCTTTAGGCTTGAGTCAACAAGATATTTATCAAATGATGAAGAATTCTTTTCAAGCAACCTTTTTGAGTCCTGAAGAAAAACAAGCAAAAATTACAGAGTTAGATGATTTTATGGCAAAAGCATTCGTATCTTGA
- a CDS encoding LysR family transcriptional regulator, translating to MKRIHITLAQIQAFVMVAEAKSFTIASEHLGMTQSAVSHAVAALEKELQVSLLERDRNGIFITEIGQRVLLYAQDMLTNAERIRQETSAAVGLATGKVRLGSFPSVSARFLPGLLRQFRQRYPGIEVVLFEGTDDEVREWIHTRAVDVGVVVLPADGLETVSIAQDEFLAVVARNHQLAEQHQIHIRQLSHEPFIMSKAGCQPLITAMFRQAKITPKTQFEVIDLRTIFAMVQEGMGVTIVPEMALPTDSSGLHIMSLKPKHFRHLAFAVPSLETATPAVVEFLNEAKVWMQSLSSDVAT from the coding sequence ATGAAACGAATTCATATTACTCTGGCACAGATTCAAGCATTTGTAATGGTTGCAGAAGCTAAGAGTTTTACCATCGCAAGTGAACACTTAGGAATGACTCAATCAGCGGTAAGCCATGCGGTTGCGGCTTTAGAAAAAGAACTTCAGGTTTCTCTGTTAGAGCGCGATCGCAATGGTATTTTTATAACTGAAATCGGGCAACGAGTCTTGCTCTACGCTCAGGATATGCTAACCAATGCAGAACGCATTCGCCAGGAAACATCAGCAGCAGTGGGGTTGGCAACTGGAAAAGTTCGCTTAGGTAGTTTTCCCAGCGTCTCTGCTCGTTTTCTTCCAGGACTTTTACGTCAATTTCGACAACGTTACCCTGGTATTGAAGTAGTTTTGTTTGAAGGAACTGATGATGAAGTAAGAGAGTGGATTCATACTCGTGCAGTAGATGTTGGTGTTGTTGTCTTACCTGCTGACGGGTTAGAGACAGTATCTATTGCTCAAGATGAGTTTTTAGCAGTAGTTGCACGCAACCATCAACTTGCAGAACAACACCAGATTCATATCCGTCAACTTTCACATGAACCATTTATTATGTCGAAAGCAGGCTGTCAACCTCTGATTACAGCTATGTTTCGCCAAGCAAAAATAACTCCTAAAACTCAGTTTGAAGTTATCGATTTGCGGACAATTTTTGCGATGGTTCAAGAGGGAATGGGCGTGACTATTGTACCTGAGATGGCTCTCCCAACTGATTCTTCCGGTCTTCATATAATGTCTCTTAAACCCAAACATTTTAGGCATCTTGCTTTTGCTGTTCCATCACTAGAAACAGCTACACCTGCGGTTGTAGAGTTTTTGAACGAGGCAAAGGTTTGGATGCAATCTTTAAGCAGCGACGTTGCGACCTAA
- a CDS encoding CTP synthase, whose product MTCIAILGEYTPTFEPHIATKRAIAHSRSLLASEIEAHWISTQDINSSLFDTYAGIWIAPGSPYKNMDKMLWAICYARENKIPCLGTCGGFQHMVLEYARHVLGFQEAQSQENDPYASHLFISQLDCSLAGREMKLAFVEGSQIATIYNSLTAVEQYYCNFGVNPDYVAYLKSQSLRVTGSDSEGEVRVIELCDHPFFMGTLFVPQARSTSQTPHPVVTAFLKAALKVS is encoded by the coding sequence GTGACTTGTATTGCAATACTTGGAGAATATACACCCACGTTTGAGCCACATATTGCAACAAAGAGGGCGATCGCTCATTCCCGTTCATTGCTAGCATCTGAAATTGAGGCACATTGGATTTCAACCCAAGACATTAACAGTTCACTATTTGACACTTATGCTGGGATTTGGATTGCGCCTGGTAGTCCGTATAAAAATATGGATAAGATGCTTTGGGCAATTTGCTATGCTCGCGAGAACAAAATCCCCTGTTTAGGAACCTGTGGAGGATTCCAGCATATGGTGCTTGAGTATGCACGCCATGTTCTTGGCTTTCAGGAGGCTCAAAGCCAGGAAAACGATCCTTACGCCTCGCATCTTTTTATTTCGCAACTCGATTGTTCGCTAGCAGGACGAGAAATGAAGTTAGCCTTTGTAGAAGGATCTCAAATTGCAACAATTTATAATTCTTTAACAGCCGTTGAACAATACTATTGCAATTTTGGCGTCAATCCAGATTATGTGGCTTACTTGAAGAGTCAATCATTAAGGGTAACAGGTTCAGACAGTGAAGGTGAAGTACGAGTCATTGAGCTTTGCGATCATCCCTTTTTTATGGGAACGCTGTTTGTTCCTCAAGCCCGTTCAACTTCTCAAACTCCTCATCCAGTTGTGACAGCGTTTTTAAAAGCAGCCCTTAAGGTAAGCTAA
- a CDS encoding NCS2 family permease, whose product MNSDIDQLETQNPSSPGGPQYTGWQATIARYFKFGEYQTNFRIETLAGLTTFMTMAYILVVNPLILSDAIFLNEPRDLFAEQVFATAIAAAIATLVMAFVAKYPFALAPGMGLNAFFAYSVVLTLNIDWRLALSAVFVEGLIFIALTLTNVRRQIIDAIPLSLKTATSVGIGLFIAYIGLSGNPETGGAGIIVGSEVTTTTLGSLQQPNTLLAIAGIFITTAFLVRRVKGALLWGILGTALLGWILGNTPWPTGIVQFPTAPTDLFGQSFFGFSRLTAANFIDFVAVLLVFLFVDLFDTVGTLAGVSMKAGYIKEDGQLPRVNQALFADAVGTTFGAIVGTSTVTTYAESAAGVSEGGRTGFAAVITGVLFILAIFLVPIFEAIPAYATTPALVITGVLMMAGVLEIRWGDPAEAIPAFLTIFFIPLSYSIATGLSVGFITYPIAKTLQGKAHEVTVATWILAAVFIARFVFMTLRFGTAE is encoded by the coding sequence ATGAATAGCGATATCGATCAGTTAGAAACGCAGAACCCAAGTTCACCAGGAGGACCACAGTATACAGGTTGGCAAGCGACGATCGCGCGTTACTTTAAATTCGGTGAATACCAAACCAACTTTCGCATCGAGACTTTGGCAGGGTTGACTACCTTCATGACGATGGCATACATCTTGGTCGTTAATCCGTTAATTTTATCTGATGCAATTTTCTTAAATGAGCCACGCGATTTATTTGCCGAACAAGTTTTTGCTACTGCAATTGCCGCCGCAATTGCTACCTTAGTTATGGCATTTGTGGCAAAGTATCCTTTTGCACTAGCCCCAGGAATGGGCTTAAATGCCTTTTTTGCTTACTCGGTTGTTTTGACCTTAAATATTGACTGGCGCTTAGCACTATCAGCCGTATTTGTCGAAGGCTTAATTTTTATTGCACTCACCTTGACAAACGTGCGTCGTCAAATCATCGATGCGATTCCACTGTCACTTAAAACAGCAACTTCGGTAGGTATTGGGTTATTTATTGCCTACATTGGACTTTCGGGTAATCCAGAAACAGGAGGCGCGGGAATTATTGTTGGGAGTGAAGTGACGACAACAACATTAGGCAGTCTACAACAACCAAATACACTTCTGGCGATCGCAGGTATTTTTATCACAACAGCATTTTTAGTCCGCCGCGTTAAAGGGGCATTACTTTGGGGAATTCTCGGAACTGCGTTACTCGGCTGGATTTTAGGTAACACACCTTGGCCTACAGGAATTGTACAGTTTCCTACCGCACCAACAGATTTATTTGGGCAAAGTTTTTTTGGTTTTTCACGGTTAACCGCAGCTAACTTTATCGACTTTGTTGCAGTTCTTCTCGTATTTCTATTTGTTGATTTATTTGATACGGTGGGTACGCTTGCTGGCGTAAGTATGAAAGCAGGATACATCAAAGAAGACGGACAACTACCACGAGTTAACCAAGCGTTATTTGCCGATGCTGTTGGAACTACTTTTGGGGCGATCGTTGGTACATCAACTGTGACAACTTATGCTGAATCAGCTGCAGGTGTTTCCGAAGGCGGGCGTACTGGTTTTGCTGCGGTGATTACTGGTGTTTTGTTTATTTTGGCAATCTTTCTTGTTCCGATATTTGAGGCAATTCCTGCGTATGCAACAACCCCTGCATTAGTCATCACAGGTGTCTTAATGATGGCAGGTGTCTTGGAAATTCGTTGGGGCGATCCTGCTGAAGCAATTCCAGCATTTTTAACAATTTTCTTTATTCCACTTTCCTACTCAATCGCAACAGGCTTATCGGTTGGTTTCATTACTTATCCCATTGCTAAGACACTACAAGGTAAAGCCCACGAAGTCACCGTCGCCACCTGGATTCTCGCAGCAGTCTTTATCGCTAGATTTGTCTTTATGACATTACGTTTTGGAACAGCTGAGTAA
- the argF gene encoding ornithine carbamoyltransferase, translating into MAAFTGRDLLSLADLDADEVKQLLQLAAELKAGKQLHCNKVLGLLFYKASTRTRVSFSVAMYQLGGQVIDLNPDVTQVSRGEPVEDTARVLDRYLDILAIRTFEQQQLETFAHYAKIPVINALSDLEHPCQILADLLTVQECFGNLAGLTLTYVGDGNNVAHSLMLGCALVGMNVRVATPAEFVPDAKVVEQAKAIAQNKSEVTVTQDPEAAAKGASVLYTDVWASMGQESQANSRIPVFQPYQINEQLLSLADSDAIVLHCLPAHRGEEITDGVMEGSQSRVWDQAENRLHAQKALLASLLGVE; encoded by the coding sequence ATGGCAGCATTCACAGGACGCGATTTATTAAGCTTGGCTGACTTAGACGCAGATGAAGTGAAACAGTTATTGCAACTCGCAGCAGAGTTAAAAGCGGGAAAGCAACTGCACTGTAATAAAGTCCTGGGACTACTGTTTTACAAAGCTTCCACACGCACACGGGTGAGTTTCTCCGTCGCGATGTATCAACTTGGCGGACAAGTCATTGATTTGAATCCTGATGTGACTCAAGTGAGTCGCGGCGAACCTGTAGAAGATACAGCGCGAGTTTTGGATCGCTATTTAGATATTTTGGCAATTCGTACGTTTGAACAGCAGCAACTGGAAACTTTTGCACACTACGCTAAAATTCCGGTAATTAATGCGTTAAGTGACTTGGAGCATCCTTGTCAAATATTAGCTGATTTGTTGACCGTTCAAGAGTGTTTTGGTAATTTAGCAGGATTAACACTCACTTACGTCGGCGATGGCAATAATGTAGCACACTCGCTGATGTTGGGTTGTGCATTGGTGGGAATGAATGTCCGCGTTGCAACACCTGCGGAATTTGTACCAGATGCTAAAGTTGTAGAGCAAGCAAAAGCGATCGCCCAAAATAAATCTGAAGTGACTGTCACTCAAGATCCTGAAGCTGCTGCCAAAGGTGCTAGCGTACTTTATACAGATGTATGGGCAAGTATGGGGCAAGAATCACAAGCAAATTCAAGAATTCCTGTATTTCAGCCGTATCAAATTAACGAACAGCTACTGAGTCTTGCTGATTCTGACGCAATTGTTCTACACTGCCTACCAGCGCATCGCGGTGAAGAGATTACAGATGGTGTGATGGAAGGTTCTCAATCGCGAGTGTGGGATCAAGCAGAAAATCGACTTCATGCCCAAAAAGCACTACTCGCAAGTTTGCTAGGAGTCGAATAA
- the hpt gene encoding hypoxanthine phosphoribosyltransferase, which translates to MANKVPLISQQEIADIVKRLAYELDRDYRDRTPVLVGVLKGSFVFLADLIRQMQTPIRNIELMRLSSYGSATVSSGEVKMLMGLSPGVATHQDVILIEDIVDTGLSTSTALQAIQNQNPASLKLCALLSKPSRRQVSVEIDYLGVTIGDRFIVGYGIDLDEQYRQLPAIYALKD; encoded by the coding sequence ATGGCAAACAAAGTTCCGCTCATTTCTCAGCAAGAAATTGCTGATATCGTTAAACGTCTAGCATATGAGTTGGATCGAGACTATCGCGATCGCACTCCGGTTTTAGTTGGTGTCCTCAAAGGTTCATTTGTCTTTCTTGCCGATCTCATCCGTCAAATGCAAACTCCCATTCGCAATATTGAATTGATGCGGCTATCAAGCTATGGTTCTGCAACAGTGAGTTCAGGGGAGGTTAAAATGTTGATGGGGCTATCACCAGGCGTCGCTACTCATCAAGATGTCATTTTGATAGAAGACATTGTAGATACAGGACTTTCTACTTCAACAGCACTGCAAGCAATTCAAAATCAAAACCCAGCATCGCTTAAGCTGTGTGCATTACTAAGTAAACCTTCTCGCCGTCAAGTTTCAGTTGAGATTGATTATTTGGGCGTAACAATTGGCGATCGCTTTATTGTCGGCTATGGTATTGATCTGGATGAACAATATCGACAACTTCCAGCTATCTATGCATTAAAAGATTGA